The window TTAGAGAAAAGCCGAGAGACTCAGCGTAACTTTACAGCTctactgctgctctgctaaccTTTCAGTTTCATTGGAGGTATTTTAGCTGAACCATGCCTCCCTTAGCTGTGACGTTTATACCAGTGACAAACCCTCTCAGGCGGACTTTCCTGTCAGGCTGCATACTAATCACACTTCCTTTGTGAACGAGTGGCAAAACCTAACCCACAGTGGCCCTCATCCAAActttaacagcagcagatggaTTTGATTGGTGTAGCCTGTTGTGGGCCGAGCATATCAGGAGAGGAATGGTTCTCTGAGAGCCTCATTTCCGAGAAAGCAAAtgccttctccttctctttttgctGTCACTCCTCTTCTTACTGCAGCTCTGGCGCTGATATTTTGTTGCCTCCCTCAGATTTGGACATGATTTGTGACATATTTTTGGCCCaagattaatttcattttttggcaACCAAATGCCGAAGCTGTACAATGGTGTAGCTCGCAGATGACATCCTAGAGCCTGTGTCCAATAGCCCCAAACAGACATGTATATTCCCAAGGAGCGTGTCTATCATATGGCCATTTTCGGGAAAGTTGCATCGCACTGGGTATCAGGGGCATCATGGGCTTCTACTGAGCAACCTGTGTGGTGTAGCTGAAATGGCTTATTTTGTTGGCAGTTCAATAATTACAGCACAAATCAGGTTGAATGCTaccaaaataattgttttatctTGGTAATCTTTAGCGAGCTTTTCAATATATCCTGTCTTGTCCTTAGTGGTCAGGTTTTGGAATTTGCAGTAagagtttattttatattgtgtatAGACTTTATCAGCTCATTGGTTAGTAATGGCAGACTTTCAAATTGAAAGAGAATATTATACAGTGAGTTAAGCAGGGAAGCCGTGTCTCTAAAACAGGCATCATGTCAAAGTCAGAAGGCAGAAGATAAAATAATCTCTCTTGGCTTTAGCAGAGTGATATTTGACTTGgtataaaagtacatttttatgaGGAGAATCACACAGAATGCACGTAGCATGtttaatttgatcatttgtaGTATTGTAATATATTGATGTGACCGAGCACATTTCAAAGTCATGAAAACTGaattgtacttaaaaaaaaaaattggttatAGATATAAACAATTACAAGTCAAATGAAAGATACAAATTCAGCTTGGTATCTCTTCTTATAGGttcagcagaggaggagagcacCAGTAcatattagaaaacaaaactctgaGCAAAAGAAGCAaccttgaaattaaaaaaaaaggtcaaaatatGACAAGGTTGACTTAAATGATGAAACTAAATTAGCTGCGTCAGACTAAACATTCGACATGTgctgttaattttatttcatgaacttaaaagaaagataaaacCAGATTTATTAGTGTGTTTATTATGTACATATCAATAACTGGTTCACAGATATGTTTTTTCAAATCACAAACAAATGTTCCcaaagcaaatatttttgtattttacaaacaGACTTAATGATTATTATGGAACACTCGTCATTAGGGAATCATTAATAGACTACTTGGTTTTTAAGATACAATACTTCACTAGATGGAGGACAAACCAAACACGTGTTCCTTTTTTTAGATTTGAGTTGAGCTGATTGATTGATAAGGGAAAGAAGATGATGTAATCTGAGAGATTATGATAAATGTGATTATAGCTGTTTCAGGACagatgtaaatataaaaacagagctCTTATCTTTTTATTGCCAATTTAAATGCATGTAGTAGCTGGagactgtttaattaaaactgtttatttatcaaCTGTTTTCCATAATTGCTGCACATTTCCTCCAACACGAAGGAATCATCAAATTGCCAGCAAAGTCTCTTTGTGACAGAAGCAGATCTTTTTAGTCTGAAGAAATCAAATTCTGATTATCAAATGTAATGATTTGTCTACTCAGTTTGATTGACGGGAGAGACGACCAGGGGGACAGAGTTTTTACCACCACGATTCAGACCAGGGCTGAAGAATGGGTAGAGTCTCTCAGTGAAGGAGCAGCCAGTAAAGGAGTACATGAGAGCTGCAGTATCTACGTCATAAAAGGAGACCAGGCCTTCCTCATAATCCACAAACACCCCCACCTTCTCAGGCCGAGacttcagagagagacagtctaGATAGTCAGTATTAGCTTCGTACTCATTACCATTTCTCAACCATATAGTCCAGTATCCATCCTCAGGGCTCAGTGTGATGTCTCCCTTCTTGTTGATCGACTCTCTGGACACTCCTAAAGTCCAGGCAGTCTTTCCTTTAACCTGAACCTCGTAGTAAAACCTGGCTGAAGAGAAACTCTGCTTTCCtaagacacagagagaagaaaatctTTCTGGGGTGTCTGGGAGATTTTTCTCCACGTCACCGTCATTTACTTCTTTCCCATCATCAGAAAGGATGAGACCAGGATGTGCTGTATCAGGATCAAGAGTCACATCCACTGCATACTGCTGGACCCTCTTCAGCTCATCCTCAAACAGCTTCTTCGTCTCTTTACCGAGCGTCTTCTCCAGCTGAGCCACAGTTCTCACCACAGTCCCCCGATGTGACGGTAGACGGACTCTGACCTCTGTCCAGTCCTTGGTGGGTGGAGCAGCTTTCAGGGATGGGAAGTgttggaggaggtggaggtggtctTCAGAGCGTGAGAGCTGCTCCACCTCAGTGCTTCTCTTCGTCAGCACAGAGATTTCCTGTTCCAGATCTCTGATGAAAACTTCAGCCTGTTTCTCTGtcgttttctgtttctcttcgATCTCCTTCATGAGCTCGTTCAGGCCTCTGTCAACAGACTCCTTCAGAGCAGTGAAGACCTGAACAccttctgctttctctctgtctgcatcaTCTTTACTGATCTTCACTGAGTGTTTGATCTCCTGGATCTTCAGTCGTCTCTTCCGGATCATCTGCTGAATTTCAGCCTCAGTCTTCCCCAGCGCTGCCTtctttccttcatattcttctttCAGAGGAACAAACTCATGTGTCTTGTGATCTAAAACAGAGCACATCAAGCAGACACACATCTGGTCGGTCTTACAGAACAGCTCCAGAGGTTTATCGTGCTTCGTACACATCCTGTCTTCCAGGTTCTCCACGGGGTGGATCAGCTGATGTCTTTTCAGGCCTGACAGAGTCAGATGAGGCTCCAGGTGAGTCTCACAGTAGGAGGTCAGACACACCAGGCAGGACTTCAGGGCCTTCAGTTTGGTTCCAGTGCAGACGTCACAGGGAACATCTGCTGGTTTGGCAACTTGTTGCTCTgagctgccgctgccgctgccgctgccgctgccggCTTTCTGTTGAGCTTTGTGTCTGAACTGAGCAACCATCTCAGAGATGAAAGTATTGACCCGCAACTGTGGTCTTCCGTAGAAAACTGCTTTACACATAGGACATAGGCATGGGGAAATtcattttccagtgtttgtcTATGCAGTTTTTGCAGACGTTGTGTCCACATGGTGTTCTGACGGGATCAGTGAACACATCCAGACAGATGGAGCACAGAAACTGATCTTCAGACAGTAGGTTTGCAGCAGCCATATCTTCACACTAACAgcaaatgtgaaagaaaaaaaacaaactgttgaatgattttattatttgtactatctgtatttaaaaaaaacccaaaaagaagTAATTTCTGATTATATAGTTTAACTAAGCATTACTGGAATGTTCATTTGACAACGGTCACTATGAAAAGAGAGCGACATCATGTCTCAGTAGCATTGAAGATTTAGGCTAATGTTGATTGTCTAAAGATAGTAAATCCTGAATTAACAGCTGTACACACCAGCGTCTGGAAGTCTTCACTGTGTGTCTAAGAAAGACGTGATGAActcactttaatttttcttgtcTCGACTGCACCTCTGTTGTAGCTCTGAcaaagtttcagtttattttttagttatgtAACACTGTAAATTCAAACTACCTTCCAGTCAGGTTAGGTGTGTACTGACACACAGGTTATTGACATGATTTAATTTACGGAGACTGACACTAGAGATTTTACCAGTTATATGTGTGGCAGTGGGTTCGTGAGGAAATGCAGGATGACTTGTTGATGGTGACAACGTTCACATATCAACCTGTGCCCTTGTTAGTGCCTTAAACTGGGATTATCCAATCCAGCCATTCATAGGTTTATCGGTGGGACTAAGAATGGGGATGTCATCGTTCGTTGCCAGATACAGAAAGATACTTAAATCGATTAAAAACAGTGAGTTACATCAGCCAACGTTTTCtgttgtcatttaaaatgttaacgGCCGCGAGCGACCGCTGCTGCAGTTCTATGTCGACTGAAACTTTTGGTGACGGTACAGATATGCAACTTGCTACAGACTGGTCAGGGCGACACTAAAAAGCCCCCTCCCTAACAACAATGAGTGAGCACTGACATGTTATCTGACTGAATAACGAAGTGAAAGAAAGTGGAAATTCAGTCTGTTTGATAAGGATAGGCACCAAAGGCTTTTTGGGATTACCCCACTGTATCTGTACTGAGAttgagtcatgtttctgtttctttacacGTGCATCAAATTCATTTGCAGAGCAGTTTTCGATCTCTACAAAGAGCTGGCAATTTCAACATTTGTATGAGAAGCAGTTTTATTTGCACAGATGCTGATGCTGTCTGACTCCCGCAGCACCCTGATGTTCCCGAGCTTCAAACCTGCTGCATATACAACTTTCCCCTTCACCGTCCATTTATCTTACAAGTCAAGCAAAAATTGATTCGCGGAGATGacgcttttattctgaagggaTCACACCTGGAGTGTTAGGTGTATTCCGGTGTGTCGGTTTGCTTGACCGTTTGTGCGGGAGGAGGCGGCAGCTGCTGGATTCAGGGAATAAAAGACAACAGTATGGACGGTCACGGGAGGAAAGTCGTGGTTTGTGACAACGGAACCGGGGTGAGTGTGAGAACAGGCGGGTCGGTGTCGGTTTGTCAAGAAAAACGGAGAAAGgtggaaacaggaaatggcAGAAAGCTAACAGGCTAACGCGTTAGCTTGTCTGGGTGGATTGCGAGTGGAATGTGTCACCTGGATTTATCTGAGTCACCActcacctgaaaacacacacacacacacacacacacacctgcagatTATGTTTAAAATGGGAGTCGGTGAACCGGGCAGTCAACAGCTAACGGCTAACTCAACCCAGGGTAAAGGTCTGCGCGGACAGTTGGCCGCTGTACCGTCAAACCAAACGGAACAACATCCCGGTAAACCTGCAGCGCCGAAGCACCTTTTAGATTAAGGAGTCGTTTACGTTTTCAAGTAAACTGAACTGACCACAACTGAGCTAGCAGCGTCACACTCgcggctaacgttagccacaaCCGCTAGCTTCGTGTACTCAGCTTTGTTATTTCATAtcttattaaatgaaaatattattaaaaattaaacagagtCTGAGGCGAAGCCGGCGGAGACCGGCTGAAGGACAAGACAAAAGACGTTAATCTTTATTCGACAGGGCGGAGTCACCGGTTTCAAGATTTTATCCATGTTTTCAGTTAGCAGTGTTAGCTCAGCAGCTAACCGGCCCCGCCCTCGTGAAACCGGAGCATCGCCTCAGTTCGGACGCGGCGTTCGGTCGCACGCGGAGCTGCGAGCACGTCGTTCAACGGTGTGTCGAGCTCTCGGCAGCTCCGAGACACGTCGATGGACCCAGACACGAGACGCTCGGCGACACCGGGGCCGAAGCAGTGCGCAGACCTGGGGCTTTGGCAGCGGAAGTCGAGGCAGTTCTTCCATATAAGGAAACGTCTTGCGCCCTAGTGAGCTCACCTGTCTCAGGTGTGAATGGACGTTTCTGTTCAGCCTAAGACTTTTATCAGTCATCAGGGAGGAAGTCTGAGGCGATTATATAGACTTACATCGACACCAGATGCacattcaacacttggaatcaactccagagcTTTTATCCGCTTCACTTGTCATGAAATAaggagggaacaggccacagctgagcatgaaactgactgtcaactgtccaattacttttgagcctctgaaaatgagggagcatgtataaaaacagctgtaattcctaaacagttaatgtgatgtttttgttaaaaccctcgaattaaagctgaaagtcgacgcttcagtcacatcttgaccgttttgtttcagatccattgtggtggtgaaCGGAGACAAAGTCAGGGAAATCgcgtcactgtccaaatacttatggacctgaCCGCATATACATGTAGGATAGTGTATAGTACAGTGGGATAGTATAATAATTAGTAAACAAATTTTAACGCACATAAGGgtaaatctgatttattttcaggggggaaaataaaaaattgtaaaatccaacccctgcagcaaacaggcATCAAAAATGGGCCTTTCTTCATATGTCAATGTGTATAAAAGTTTGGGCTTCCTACTAAGCCAGTACTCAGTAGCCCTTCAGTACTTTGTTATTGGTTTACAAAGTTCTGTTGTCCAAACTATTTCCAGCAAATCGTaattaaaaagatgtttttcgTGTGTGATGAACCTTGTCTGTTTGAACACAGTTTGTTGCATTAAACATTAATCTGCATTGCATTTTACCACGATATGTTAAATATTGTAACACGTTTATCCTACTTTCTTCCTCCGATCCCTTCCTAGTTTGTCAAATGTGGATATGCAGGCTCCAACTTCCCAGAACACATTTTCCCAGCGCTGGTTGGCCGGCCAATCATCCGCTCCACAGCTAAAGTTGGCAACATTGAAATCAAGGTACGTCTACCTGCCTGAGGCTGTTTACATTCatggtgtgttttttaaatgtgcagcCTTGTAACCGGAGGTACTTCTTTGGATGTGTCGGGACAGCTGGTAGGAAGTGGAAAGCAGTTAGACCAGGTCAGAGTCTACAGAGATTACATGCAAGTGTTCATGTATGACAGAGCAGCGATTCTTGTCCCACAATTTAGAAAGAGACCAGAGGGAAATAACTTGACAAATCAGCTGCTGAGCTGAAAAACAGTTGTGACCCAGTTGAGAAGCACAGCATCGGATCTAACATGCGCTGCGCTGAAGTGTCTCTCTCAGCCTGCTGAACTGTTGACCTTTGACTTCTTGCAGGACCTGATGGTGGGGGACGAGGCCAGCGAGCTGCGCTCCATGTTGGAGGTGAACTACCCCATGGAGAACGGTATCGTCAGGAACTGGGACGACATGAAGCACCTGTGGGACTACACCTTTGGCCCCGAGAAACTCAACATCAACTCGCGCGACTGCAAGATCCTGCTGACGGAGCCGCCCATGAACCCGAccaagaacagagaaaagatcATCGAGGTCGGTGTTTGGGAATCACTTTGGCCTGAGAGACGGGGGCAGTGATACTACCTGATTATAAAACTATGCAGAAGCAAAGAAACATACATCTGTGTTGTGTCTGATAATTAACTGATACTTCAGGGGATatgcaggtcttgaaaagtctcaAAAAGCACCAAAGTCATTTCCCTCAAAAAAGGCTGTATCTGGGTTAGGTCACCAGGATATGTTCATTGACTCATTATGTTACAAGCAGTTGTGGTTTTATACAGCTGGCAAAAAAGTGACCAAAATGTGATTTGTCCtgtgtgctaaaaaaaaatcttacaaagTCTGGAAATGAATTTAGTGGACACAACAGAAACcctgtactgtgtgtttttctctcttgccaGGTGATGTTTGAAACATACCAGTTCACGGGAGTTTATATCGCAATCCAGGCCGTCCTCACCCTCTACGCTCAAGGTACGTTGGCCTCCATAAGACTTATGATCACTGCTGAACTGTGAAAGACTGTGTTTGCTgtttaagaagaagaaaaagaaaagccaccAGGTGAATGCCAGCGCAAGGGTGTAGCTACATAGTCACCAAGGTATTGTTAGGTTTTAGTTCAGTTCTAGCTCTGATGGTTACTGAGATGATTCTAGAGGCATTGGTAGGTGGTTTCTATGGCGCTTACAGGTGGTTACAGATACTGTGGTGATGCCAGGAGACTGCCATGGCGGTTCTGGGTCGTTATGAGGGTGCACTATGTCCTTTTGCATCTTCAACATTAATGGCCAGATGTCCATTTGCTTAGCTTTATATACAGAGCGTCATGGTGACCTCGGGGTTTAGGACGTTGACCGTGTAGCTGCTTCCTGTCAGCTCTCTGCTGCCGATATCTAATAAGGACATAACTGTccgaaaaacacacaaatgaatgcTCTGAAGATTTGTGCTGTCCAGAGTGTGAACTCTTTTTGAACACTACCCGTTGCTCAGCACAGTGTATTTACCCCCCTGTAAATTCACTTGGTCACAAGTCCACAGCTGTAGTTCACACACGTCACTGTGAAACCTCAGACTCAAAGGTCCAGCAGGGACACTGGGGCCATGCTGGGGAACAGGTATTATTTGTAACCGGTGTCCTACCAGGATACACTTGCACAACACGAGCACGAGGTGatgcacatttttacattttttggtttcaggACTTCTGACTGGAGTGGTGGTTGACTCCGGCGACGGCGTCACTCACATCTGTCCGGTGTACGAGGGCTTCTCCCTGCCCCACCTGACCCGACGCCTCGACATCGCAGGGAGGGACATAACGCGCTACCTCATCAAGGTACCAGCTGCACCGCATAGTCGTGGATTGTCTTTACTCCTCCGTCACTGCTGCATTTCTTCTAACAT is drawn from Xiphias gladius isolate SHS-SW01 ecotype Sanya breed wild chromosome 15, ASM1685928v1, whole genome shotgun sequence and contains these coding sequences:
- the LOC120799616 gene encoding LOW QUALITY PROTEIN: E3 ubiquitin-protein ligase TRIM21-like (The sequence of the model RefSeq protein was modified relative to this genomic sequence to represent the inferred CDS: deleted 1 base in 1 codon); this encodes MAAANLLSEDQFLCSICLDVFTDPVRTPCGHNVCKNCIDKHWKMNFPMPCPMCKAVFYGRPQLRVNTFISEMVAQFRHKAQQKAGSGSGSGSGSSEQQVAKPADVPCDVCTGTKLKALKSCLVCLTSYCETHLEPHLTLSGLKRHQLIHPVENLEDRMCTKHDKPLELFCKTDQMCVCLMCSVLDHKTHEFVPLKEEYEGKKAALGKTEAEIQQMIRKRRLKIQEIKHSVKISKDDADREKAEGVQVFTALKESVDRGLNELMKEIEEKQKTTEKQAEVFIRDLEQEISVLTKRSTEVEQLSRSEDHLHLLQHFPSLKAAPPTKDWTEVRVRLPSHRGTVVRTVAQLEKTLGKETKKLFEDELKRVQQYAVDVTLDPDTAHPGLILSDDGKEVNDGDVEKNLPDTPERFSSLCVLGKQSFSSARFYYEVQVKGKTAWTLGVSRESINKKGDITLSPEDGYWTIWLRNGNEYEANTDYLDCLSLKSRPEKVGVFVDYEEGLVSFYDVDTAALMYSFTGCSFTERLYPFFSPGLNRGGKNSVPLVVSPVNQTE